One part of the Dyadobacter sp. 676 genome encodes these proteins:
- a CDS encoding TetR/AcrR family transcriptional regulator, producing MAGRPKIYDETAILDKAVEVFWEKGYANATADDLLHAMGIGKGSFYFAFKGGKEELFRKSMERVVELNFKSLRDTLATCDNPVQFLRDFFMSLAGNESPVGDKGCYFGNALIQVSAHDSGLKLIASKYLHLLEEIFTGAVQRGKGLGLLQTAESAETLGTYLVNLWNGLNVTRRMETDQHKLAELVRLNLNILT from the coding sequence ATGGCAGGCAGACCTAAAATATATGACGAAACGGCGATCCTGGACAAGGCGGTGGAAGTCTTTTGGGAGAAAGGATATGCCAACGCGACTGCCGACGACCTGCTCCATGCGATGGGAATCGGAAAAGGTAGTTTTTACTTCGCATTCAAAGGCGGAAAGGAGGAGTTGTTCAGAAAGTCGATGGAACGGGTCGTTGAACTGAATTTCAAATCGCTCCGCGACACGCTTGCTACCTGTGATAACCCCGTGCAGTTCCTCCGTGATTTTTTCATGTCGCTTGCCGGCAATGAATCGCCGGTTGGCGACAAAGGTTGCTATTTCGGCAACGCACTGATACAGGTTTCGGCGCACGACTCCGGGTTGAAACTGATCGCATCCAAATACCTGCATTTGCTGGAAGAGATATTTACCGGAGCCGTTCAACGGGGCAAGGGCCTTGGACTGCTGCAAACCGCGGAATCCGCTGAAACGCTCGGGACTTACCTGGTAAATCTCTGGAATGGCCTGAATGTGACACGCAGAATGGAAACCGATCAACACAAACTGGCCGAACTGGTCCGTTTGAACCTGAATATCCTCACGTAA
- a CDS encoding OsmC family protein, translated as MKRKATAVWNGDIKTGAGHITTGSTVLNKTQYSFNSRFADGIGTNPEELLAAAHAGCFTMKLDLDLTQAGYKVESLETQSVVTLDNGKITKSELTLQARVPGISEEDFRIIAKEAEKTCPVSQAFNFEIVLNATLA; from the coding sequence ATGAAACGCAAAGCAACAGCCGTATGGAATGGTGATATCAAAACAGGCGCCGGCCATATCACAACGGGCAGCACCGTTCTTAATAAAACGCAATACTCCTTCAATAGCCGCTTCGCCGACGGCATCGGCACCAATCCCGAGGAACTCCTTGCGGCCGCACACGCGGGCTGCTTCACGATGAAACTCGACCTGGATCTTACACAGGCGGGCTACAAGGTGGAATCGTTGGAAACGCAATCGGTTGTTACGCTGGATAATGGCAAAATCACCAAATCCGAATTGACCCTGCAAGCCAGGGTACCGGGTATTTCGGAAGAAGATTTCCGGATCATCGCCAAAGAAGCCGAAAAAACCTGTCCGGTGAGCCAGGCCTTCAATTTTGAAATCGTACTGAACGCGACATTGGCTTGA
- a CDS encoding methylated-DNA--[protein]-cysteine S-methyltransferase, with product MSTFFKRIPSPTGLLTLIASENGLRAVLWDRGDPEKSGIDRGEENPDHPLLLETERQLNEYFTKKRKTFSLPLDFVGSEFQKQVWEALLTIPFGETRTYGDIARQIGNPDSVRAVGGAANKNPIPIIAPCHRVVGANGKLVGFGGGLENKALLLDLEAPYRQTTLFD from the coding sequence ATGAGTACCTTCTTCAAGCGGATACCGTCGCCGACGGGCCTTCTGACGCTGATTGCCAGCGAAAACGGATTACGGGCCGTGCTCTGGGACCGTGGCGATCCCGAAAAATCCGGCATCGACCGGGGTGAAGAAAACCCCGATCACCCATTGCTGCTCGAAACGGAAAGACAACTGAACGAATACTTCACCAAAAAGCGCAAAACCTTTTCGCTTCCGCTGGACTTCGTCGGCAGCGAATTTCAAAAGCAGGTCTGGGAAGCGTTGCTGACCATTCCCTTTGGCGAAACGCGGACATACGGCGATATCGCGCGCCAGATAGGCAATCCCGATTCGGTACGGGCCGTAGGCGGCGCTGCCAACAAAAACCCTATTCCGATCATAGCGCCTTGCCATAGGGTCGTGGGGGCCAACGGGAAGCTGGTTGGCTTTGGCGGCGGGCTTGAAAACAAAGCATTGCTACTGGATCTGGAAGCACCCTATCGGCAAACCACGTTGTTCGATTAA